A genomic region of Enterococcus sp. 12C11_DIV0727 contains the following coding sequences:
- the rplI gene encoding 50S ribosomal protein L9 produces the protein MKVIFLQDVKGKGKKGEVKEVPTGYAQNFLIKNGYAQEANKGSISALAGQKKAQDKHEAEILAEAKKMQEFLEKEETVVELKAKAGEDGRLFGSIPSKQIAEALNKQYKVKLDKRKLELSQPIRSLGFTKVPVKLHHEVTATIKVHVVEE, from the coding sequence ATGAAAGTTATTTTTTTACAAGACGTTAAAGGTAAAGGGAAAAAAGGAGAAGTCAAAGAAGTACCAACAGGTTACGCTCAAAACTTTCTAATCAAAAATGGTTACGCTCAAGAAGCCAATAAAGGGAGTATCAGTGCTTTAGCTGGACAAAAGAAAGCACAAGATAAACATGAAGCAGAAATTTTAGCAGAAGCCAAAAAAATGCAAGAATTTCTAGAAAAAGAAGAAACTGTTGTAGAGCTTAAAGCGAAGGCTGGAGAGGATGGACGTCTCTTTGGGTCTATTCCTTCAAAACAAATCGCAGAAGCCTTAAACAAGCAATATAAGGTCAAATTAGATAAACGTAAGCTAGAACTATCGCAACCGATTCGTTCGCTAGGCTTTACAAAAGTTCCAGTTAAATTACATCATGAAGTAACGGCAACGATCAAAGTTCATGTTGTAGAAGAATAA
- the dnaB gene encoding replicative DNA helicase, translated as MNEVWQDRVPPQSMEAEQAVLGSVFLDAEVIIDALEYIEPKDFYRRNHQLIFQTMLTLNDRNEAIDVITIKDRLEQENLLEDVGGLSYLSDLALAVPTAANIVYYAKIVEQKSLLRNLIQTATDIVTKGFEQGEDVETILDDAERSILEVSEKRNRSGFLSIADVLNTSIANIDQLYQNDEDITGLPTGYPALDKMTAGLQAEELIILAARPAVGKTAFALNIAQNIGTKTDRSVAIFSLEMGAESLVNRMLCAEGSIEAGHLRTGQLSEEEWQNLIIAMGSLSRAQIYIDDTPGIKITEIRAKCRKLAQERGNLGLILIDYLQLIEGTGRESRQQEVSEISRQLKKLAKELKVPVIALSQLSRGVEQRQDKRPVLSDIRESGSIEQDADIVAFLYRDDYYDRGEEGEDGAREEPEIDNVIEVIIEKNRSGARGTVELLFIKEFNKFASLSPREEF; from the coding sequence ATGAATGAAGTATGGCAAGATCGAGTACCGCCCCAAAGTATGGAAGCAGAGCAGGCCGTTTTAGGGTCGGTTTTTTTAGATGCTGAGGTTATTATCGATGCTTTAGAATACATAGAACCAAAAGATTTTTATCGCCGTAATCATCAATTGATTTTTCAAACTATGCTGACCTTGAATGATCGAAATGAAGCGATTGATGTCATTACGATCAAAGATCGTTTGGAACAGGAAAATTTATTAGAAGATGTTGGTGGTTTAAGCTATTTATCAGATTTAGCGTTGGCTGTACCAACGGCTGCTAATATTGTGTACTATGCGAAAATCGTCGAACAAAAATCATTGCTTCGCAATCTGATTCAAACTGCTACAGATATTGTTACGAAAGGGTTTGAACAGGGAGAAGATGTTGAGACTATTCTGGATGATGCAGAACGTAGTATCTTAGAAGTTTCAGAAAAAAGAAATAGAAGCGGCTTTTTGTCGATTGCAGATGTCTTGAACACCTCAATCGCCAACATTGACCAACTGTATCAAAACGATGAAGACATTACTGGATTACCAACAGGTTATCCAGCCTTAGATAAAATGACAGCTGGACTACAAGCAGAAGAATTAATCATTTTAGCTGCTCGTCCAGCCGTTGGAAAAACAGCCTTTGCCTTGAATATCGCGCAAAATATCGGGACTAAAACAGACCGTTCTGTTGCTATTTTCAGTTTGGAAATGGGGGCGGAATCGTTAGTTAACCGGATGCTTTGTGCGGAAGGTTCGATTGAAGCGGGACACTTACGAACTGGTCAGTTATCAGAAGAAGAGTGGCAAAACCTGATCATTGCAATGGGAAGCTTATCTAGAGCACAAATCTATATCGATGACACACCAGGTATTAAAATTACCGAAATTCGCGCGAAATGTCGTAAACTAGCACAAGAACGCGGCAATCTTGGTTTGATTTTGATCGATTACCTGCAGCTGATTGAAGGAACTGGTCGTGAGAGCCGCCAACAAGAAGTATCTGAAATTTCTCGTCAATTGAAGAAGTTAGCAAAGGAATTGAAAGTTCCTGTTATCGCTTTATCTCAATTATCTCGTGGTGTAGAACAACGTCAGGATAAACGTCCTGTGTTAAGTGATATTCGTGAGTCTGGATCGATCGAGCAAGATGCGGATATCGTAGCTTTTCTTTATCGCGATGATTACTATGATCGTGGGGAAGAAGGCGAGGATGGTGCTCGTGAAGAGCCAGAAATCGACAATGTGATCGAAGTGATTATCGAGAAAAACCGGAGTGGTGCTCGAGGAACTGTCGAACTGTTATTTATTAAAGAATTTAATAAGTTCGCTTCACTATCACCGAGAGAAGAATTCTAA
- the menC gene encoding o-succinylbenzoate synthase → MKIHRVDCYRVRLPLRIPFKTSYGLLAEKAFDLVLVTDELGNQGIGELVPFEQPDYIEETIDTARIILQKHLIPLLDNVDIQHPKEVALLFNEVKGNYMAKSSLETAIWDLYAKRNGKSLKEYFTDTRAQIPVGVSVGIQTDLTKLLDQITKYVGLGYQRIKLKIRPGYDLKPIDAIRNKFPDLPLMVDANSAYAISDISHLKQLDTYDLAMIEQPFAANDFLDHAQLQKELKTDICLDENIRTLKDCELAFSLGSCRSINLKIPRVGGLTEAMKIVEFCKEKELLVWLGGMFESGVGRALNLQFASQKLFTFPGDISASDRYYYEDIITEPFEIRKGEIKVPDGLGIGVLLAQETLLKYGTYNSLFVK, encoded by the coding sequence TTGAAAATTCATCGAGTTGACTGTTATCGTGTTCGGCTACCGCTAAGGATTCCCTTTAAAACAAGTTATGGTCTTTTAGCAGAGAAAGCTTTTGATCTTGTGTTAGTGACCGATGAACTGGGGAATCAAGGAATTGGCGAACTGGTTCCATTTGAGCAGCCCGATTACATAGAAGAGACAATTGACACAGCTCGTATCATACTTCAAAAACATTTAATTCCTTTACTGGATAATGTAGACATCCAACATCCTAAAGAAGTAGCACTGCTTTTTAACGAAGTAAAAGGAAACTACATGGCTAAATCTAGCCTTGAAACAGCAATTTGGGATTTATATGCTAAACGAAATGGAAAAAGCTTAAAAGAGTATTTTACTGATACTAGAGCACAAATTCCTGTAGGTGTCAGCGTCGGTATCCAGACGGATTTGACTAAATTATTGGATCAAATTACTAAATATGTAGGACTAGGATACCAACGAATTAAATTAAAGATACGTCCTGGTTATGATTTAAAACCAATTGATGCTATTCGGAACAAATTCCCTGACTTACCATTGATGGTTGATGCTAATTCAGCCTATGCCATTTCAGATATCTCACATTTGAAGCAATTAGATACATATGATCTAGCTATGATCGAACAACCTTTTGCAGCGAATGACTTTTTAGACCATGCGCAGTTGCAAAAAGAACTAAAAACGGATATCTGCTTGGATGAAAATATTCGAACACTTAAAGATTGTGAATTGGCCTTTTCTTTGGGAAGTTGTCGGAGTATAAACTTGAAAATTCCTAGAGTTGGTGGACTCACAGAAGCAATGAAAATCGTTGAATTTTGCAAAGAAAAAGAATTACTAGTCTGGCTAGGCGGAATGTTTGAGTCTGGTGTGGGTAGAGCGCTGAATTTACAGTTTGCCTCTCAAAAATTATTTACTTTTCCGGGAGATATTTCGGCTTCTGATCGCTATTATTACGAAGATATTATTACGGAACCATTTGAGATTCGAAAAGGGGAAATTAAGGTGCCTGATGGATTAGGAATTGGTGTTTTATTAGCCCAAGAAACGTTATTGAAATATGGAACTTACAACTCCTTATTTGTAAAATAA
- a CDS encoding AMP-binding protein yields the protein MNQLLEYQPLNLYTNYLEATRNNPKTAIIHDEPLPAFPELGTNYTYQLSHEAILNRAYQLASLGVKAEDKIIIFKSSKFDTYLLAVAASYLGAVPAMISYHFPAETIEVFVDRLENPFILFDEETASKIAKVKNSSPEKQISVANLLQAPANEVPQVELPKDMIAYMTHTSGTTGIPKLICHSANSMGWRTKWQKTIFTKIAEKKLVGFHISPVHSRFNIGISSLMAMGFPMMPLSISNSDSVAEMLLKYQPIALETHPNNFVQWTSLAKRQPEAFTSVRYYHSTFDAINNATMASFLKASEKNDPIFLQVYGQSECGPMILKAHTLESLKLSDARDMGVGLEGLTEARIADKKGNVLPAMTDGHIQFLSKGRALTYFKEDDRFQATVFGPWWDSGDYGFMDENGHLFLKDRQVDLIDKIDSNLAIEDHLLDALDFLQEVIIVRAKDNSPQPILAVDPKQGMDWDAWWEQVTDLPHLNKPIIMDWDEIPRTATMKVQRLQIEKALKEN from the coding sequence TTGAATCAATTGTTAGAATACCAACCGCTCAACCTGTACACGAATTATCTTGAGGCAACACGTAATAACCCTAAAACAGCTATTATTCATGATGAACCTCTACCAGCTTTTCCTGAACTTGGAACGAATTACACTTATCAATTAAGTCATGAAGCGATCTTAAACCGCGCTTATCAATTGGCTAGTTTAGGCGTAAAGGCTGAAGATAAAATCATCATTTTCAAAAGCTCAAAATTCGATACGTATCTGTTAGCAGTTGCCGCCTCTTATTTAGGTGCTGTTCCAGCGATGATTTCTTATCATTTCCCAGCTGAAACAATTGAAGTATTTGTTGATCGTTTGGAAAATCCATTTATCCTATTTGATGAAGAAACGGCATCAAAAATCGCAAAAGTAAAAAATAGTTCACCCGAAAAACAAATTTCAGTGGCAAACCTTTTACAAGCACCAGCTAATGAAGTCCCTCAAGTAGAATTACCTAAAGATATGATTGCTTACATGACACATACCTCTGGTACAACTGGTATTCCTAAACTAATCTGTCACTCTGCTAATTCTATGGGGTGGCGTACAAAATGGCAAAAAACAATCTTTACAAAAATCGCTGAGAAAAAACTGGTTGGATTTCATATTTCGCCTGTTCACTCTCGTTTCAATATTGGGATTTCTTCTTTGATGGCTATGGGTTTCCCGATGATGCCATTATCGATATCGAATAGTGACTCCGTAGCAGAAATGCTCTTAAAATATCAACCAATCGCTCTAGAAACTCATCCTAATAATTTTGTTCAGTGGACATCGCTAGCCAAAAGACAGCCAGAAGCCTTTACAAGCGTTCGTTATTATCATTCTACTTTTGATGCTATTAATAATGCCACGATGGCGAGCTTCTTAAAAGCTTCAGAAAAAAATGACCCAATTTTCCTTCAAGTTTATGGTCAAAGTGAATGTGGTCCAATGATCTTAAAAGCTCATACTTTAGAATCACTTAAACTATCTGACGCTCGTGATATGGGGGTTGGTTTAGAAGGTTTAACTGAAGCACGAATCGCGGATAAGAAAGGTAACGTTTTACCAGCTATGACTGATGGACATATCCAGTTCTTGTCTAAAGGACGTGCGCTAACTTATTTTAAAGAAGATGACCGCTTCCAAGCAACTGTTTTTGGTCCTTGGTGGGATAGTGGTGATTATGGCTTTATGGATGAAAATGGACATTTATTCCTTAAAGACCGTCAAGTCGATTTGATTGATAAGATCGATAGTAATTTGGCGATTGAGGATCATTTATTAGATGCTCTTGATTTTCTTCAAGAAGTGATCATTGTTCGAGCGAAGGATAACTCTCCTCAACCAATCTTAGCCGTTGATCCAAAACAAGGAATGGACTGGGATGCTTGGTGGGAACAAGTGACTGATTTACCTCACTTGAACAAACCGATTATTATGGATTGGGATGAAATTCCTCGTACAGCAACGATGAAAGTCCAACGATTGCAAATTGAAAAAGCACTGAAAGAAAATTAA
- a CDS encoding DHH family phosphoesterase, with amino-acid sequence MKKNGMKRILGSVFVLFLLEVMLLFFLSNKYMIIAGLLILNLVLINRIFYLIKKIEISNTEKIREASTIAEKSLDYAFNEVSVGIINYDPDTKEAKWLNPFAEDIFHKDGQTLISSELIQTYVSRAEKGKDIFKVGDHVYRFNIDTNQNTITFKDITEESNLYQEKLEMQTAIGIVSVDNYDDITDSMDEKEISYLNSFITTMVSDWMDEYQVFYKRLNAERYFFIAQLEDIKKMMDTKFQILDKIRKESSTREIAITLSMGISYGGETLSQTGNTAQTNLDTALVRGGDQVVVKEAKDNAKPIFYGGRTASVAKRTRVRSRAMSTAIQGILAESSDVYIMGHRFPDMDAIGSAFGMARLAKFHHKEAWVVLDKNESIPDVDRVMAELEKYPELAKQIITPKEAMKRKTDSSLLIMVDYHKPSLSISQELYEQFDKVVIIDHHRRGDEFPAKPLLAYIESSASSASELVTELIEYQSNAQRSLDKLEATLLLAGIVVDTKSFSVRTTARTFDVASYLRTCGADSSLVQYLLSSDLTSYLEMNSLIAQSEYVTPDTVIVTGSEEKEYDSVTAAKTADTLLSMVGINAAFVITKRTDKQIGISARSNGSINVQLIMENLGGGGHFTNAAVQLTNVTVTEVKEQLLKVIQQNIDVMYDPAP; translated from the coding sequence ATGAAAAAAAATGGAATGAAACGGATTTTGGGTTCTGTATTCGTTCTCTTTTTATTAGAAGTAATGTTGCTTTTCTTCTTATCTAATAAATACATGATTATAGCTGGTTTATTAATACTCAATCTCGTATTGATCAATCGGATTTTCTACTTAATCAAAAAAATTGAAATATCTAATACAGAAAAAATCAGAGAAGCAAGTACGATTGCAGAAAAGTCATTAGATTATGCTTTTAATGAAGTGTCTGTTGGGATTATAAATTACGATCCAGACACAAAAGAAGCAAAGTGGTTAAACCCGTTCGCGGAAGATATTTTTCATAAAGATGGGCAAACACTTATCAGCTCAGAATTAATACAAACCTATGTATCACGAGCTGAAAAAGGTAAAGATATATTTAAAGTTGGTGATCATGTATATCGTTTTAATATTGATACAAATCAAAATACGATAACCTTTAAGGATATTACAGAAGAGAGTAATTTGTATCAAGAAAAATTGGAGATGCAGACAGCTATTGGAATTGTATCAGTTGATAACTATGATGATATTACAGATAGTATGGACGAAAAAGAAATCTCTTACTTGAATAGTTTTATTACCACAATGGTTTCTGATTGGATGGATGAATATCAAGTTTTTTATAAAAGACTGAATGCGGAACGTTATTTCTTTATTGCGCAGTTAGAAGATATCAAAAAAATGATGGACACTAAATTTCAAATTTTAGATAAGATCAGAAAAGAATCAAGTACAAGAGAGATAGCAATTACATTAAGTATGGGCATCTCATATGGTGGTGAAACATTAAGTCAAACAGGAAATACCGCCCAAACAAACTTGGATACAGCATTAGTTAGAGGTGGCGACCAAGTCGTAGTTAAAGAAGCGAAAGATAATGCTAAACCAATTTTTTATGGTGGTAGAACAGCTTCCGTCGCAAAGAGAACACGAGTTCGTTCTAGAGCAATGAGTACAGCAATTCAAGGGATTTTGGCAGAGTCATCCGATGTTTATATCATGGGACATCGCTTTCCTGACATGGATGCGATCGGTTCAGCTTTTGGTATGGCACGACTAGCTAAATTTCATCATAAGGAAGCTTGGGTCGTACTAGATAAAAATGAAAGTATTCCTGATGTTGACCGAGTAATGGCTGAACTGGAAAAATATCCTGAGCTGGCGAAGCAAATCATTACACCAAAGGAAGCAATGAAACGAAAAACAGATAGCAGTCTATTGATTATGGTTGACTACCATAAACCGTCACTTTCGATCTCGCAAGAGCTATATGAACAGTTTGATAAAGTCGTAATTATCGATCACCATCGTCGTGGGGATGAATTTCCTGCTAAACCATTGCTGGCTTACATTGAATCATCTGCGTCATCTGCTTCAGAGTTAGTAACTGAATTGATCGAATACCAAAGTAACGCTCAAAGAAGTTTGGATAAGCTTGAAGCAACCTTATTATTAGCGGGAATCGTTGTGGATACAAAAAGTTTTAGTGTCCGGACAACGGCACGCACCTTTGATGTGGCCAGTTATTTAAGAACTTGTGGAGCAGATTCATCTTTAGTACAATATTTATTAAGCTCAGATTTAACTAGTTATTTGGAAATGAACAGTTTGATTGCTCAAAGTGAATATGTTACACCTGACACAGTCATTGTAACTGGCAGCGAAGAGAAGGAATATGATAGTGTGACTGCAGCGAAAACGGCAGATACATTATTATCGATGGTGGGCATCAACGCGGCTTTTGTAATAACAAAAAGAACGGATAAGCAAATTGGGATCAGCGCACGAAGTAACGGGTCGATCAACGTCCAACTGATTATGGAAAATTTAGGCGGAGGTGGTCATTTTACGAATGCTGCGGTACAATTAACAAATGTAACAGTGACTGAGGTAAAAGAGCAGCTACTGAAAGTGATTCAACAAAATATAGATGTAATGTATGATCCAGCTCCATAA
- the rpsR gene encoding 30S ribosomal protein S18 encodes MAQQRRGGRKRRKVDYIAANHIEYIDYKDIELLKKFISERGKILPRRVTGTGAKNQRKLTIAIKRARIMGLLPFVGEEQ; translated from the coding sequence ATGGCACAACAAAGAAGAGGCGGACGTAAACGTCGTAAAGTCGATTATATCGCTGCTAACCATATTGAATATATTGATTATAAAGATATCGAATTATTAAAAAAATTCATTTCTGAACGTGGAAAAATTTTGCCACGTCGTGTAACAGGTACTGGCGCTAAGAACCAACGCAAATTAACAATTGCAATCAAACGTGCACGTATCATGGGCTTATTACCATTTGTTGGTGAAGAGCAATAA
- the rpsF gene encoding 30S ribosomal protein S6 has product MSQVTNYEVMYIIRPNIDEEAKTALVERFDTILKDNGAEVIESKDWEKRRLAYEMNGFREGIYHIVKVSSPSTAGAINEFDRLAKINDDIIRHMIIKEEV; this is encoded by the coding sequence ATGAGTCAAGTTACGAATTATGAAGTTATGTACATTATTCGTCCGAACATTGATGAAGAAGCAAAAACTGCTTTAGTAGAACGTTTCGACACGATCTTAAAAGATAACGGAGCTGAAGTTATCGAATCAAAAGATTGGGAAAAACGCCGCTTAGCATATGAAATGAACGGATTCCGTGAAGGCATCTATCATATCGTTAAAGTATCTTCTCCATCAACTGCAGGAGCAATCAATGAATTTGATCGTCTTGCTAAAATCAATGACGATATTATCCGTCACATGATTATCAAGGAAGAAGTTTAA
- the menH gene encoding 2-succinyl-6-hydroxy-2,4-cyclohexadiene-1-carboxylate synthase, which translates to MNATINGVNYYYEWFSEYKAKRPTVVCFHGFTGTSQTFAPVFLKERELNILAIDLIGHGKTDCYVHPYRYQMDCLCQDIAILTEQLGIFKFSLLGYSMGARAALGFAYLFPQKIQQLILESGSPGLKGKTERILRKYSDEHLAGFIMSHSIEAFVEKWEKLPLFASQKKLSIQVQEAVRQERLAQRNFGLACSLWFMGTGVQPDFWPELDKLKVPTLLIVGELDHKFQQIAAKMKERQPAFLIEIVSNTGHCIHLEKPQTFEKIVISFVTSSSEDS; encoded by the coding sequence ATGAATGCAACGATAAATGGAGTAAACTATTATTATGAGTGGTTTTCAGAGTACAAAGCGAAACGACCAACAGTGGTTTGCTTTCATGGATTTACTGGTACTAGCCAGACCTTTGCGCCTGTTTTTCTAAAAGAAAGAGAGCTCAATATTTTAGCGATTGATTTGATCGGACATGGAAAAACCGACTGTTATGTCCATCCATATCGCTATCAGATGGATTGCTTGTGTCAAGATATTGCCATATTGACTGAGCAGCTAGGTATTTTCAAGTTTTCGTTATTAGGCTATTCAATGGGTGCTAGAGCTGCTTTAGGATTCGCCTACTTATTTCCTCAAAAGATTCAGCAACTGATCTTAGAAAGCGGATCTCCAGGTTTAAAGGGGAAAACAGAGCGAATACTGCGCAAATATTCTGATGAACATTTAGCTGGTTTTATTATGAGTCACTCTATCGAAGCTTTTGTTGAGAAATGGGAAAAACTACCTCTTTTTGCTAGCCAAAAAAAATTATCAATCCAAGTTCAGGAAGCTGTACGACAAGAACGTTTGGCGCAACGAAATTTTGGACTTGCCTGTAGTTTGTGGTTTATGGGGACCGGAGTTCAGCCAGACTTTTGGCCAGAGCTAGATAAGTTAAAAGTACCAACTTTGTTAATAGTTGGTGAATTAGATCATAAATTTCAACAGATTGCTGCAAAAATGAAAGAAAGACAGCCCGCTTTTTTGATTGAAATTGTTAGTAACACAGGTCACTGCATTCATTTAGAAAAACCACAGACGTTTGAGAAAATCGTTATATCATTTGTCACTAGCTCATCAGAAGACAGCTAA
- the ssb gene encoding single-stranded DNA-binding protein, giving the protein MINNVVLVGRLTKDPDLRYTSSGSAVATFTLAVNRNFTNANGNREADFINCVIWRKPAETMANYARKGTLLGVTGRIQTRNYENQQGQRVYVTEVVCENFQLLESRSASEQRQTTEGSDSAPSYNAGGGSSFQPQNNNFSGQNNFNQSSSQSNNNGMPDFDRDSDPFGGTGSTIDISDDDLPF; this is encoded by the coding sequence ATGATTAACAACGTTGTATTAGTTGGAAGACTAACAAAAGATCCAGATTTACGATATACCTCTAGTGGTTCTGCAGTTGCGACATTTACTTTAGCGGTAAACCGTAACTTTACGAATGCGAATGGAAATCGTGAAGCAGATTTTATTAACTGTGTGATTTGGCGTAAACCTGCTGAAACAATGGCAAACTATGCGCGTAAAGGTACATTATTAGGCGTAACTGGTCGTATTCAAACTAGAAATTATGAGAATCAACAAGGTCAACGTGTATACGTAACTGAAGTTGTTTGTGAGAATTTCCAGTTGTTAGAGTCTCGTTCTGCTTCAGAACAAAGACAAACAACAGAAGGATCAGATTCGGCACCAAGTTATAATGCTGGTGGCGGAAGTAGTTTTCAACCACAGAACAATAATTTTTCAGGACAAAACAATTTTAATCAATCATCCTCTCAGTCTAACAATAACGGTATGCCTGATTTCGATAGAGATTCTGATCCATTTGGTGGAACAGGCTCGACTATTGACATTTCAGATGATGATTTACCATTCTAA
- the menD gene encoding 2-succinyl-5-enolpyruvyl-6-hydroxy-3-cyclohexene-1-carboxylic-acid synthase: protein MTNQSDMTNYLQTFVEGMISSGVEQAVISPGSRSTPLALLLHRQGQIETFTEVDERSAAFFALGLSKASSKPVVLLCTSGTAAANYYPAICEAYASHIPLIVLTTDRPHELRQVGAPQAMDQFHLFQGHVKEFIEMAIPEGTKIMLDYAYWQGMRATDTACQIPKGPIHLNFPLREPLLPNLDRSLIAEKTTTILAGKKQLSKEQIINCVDAWQGKQGILVVGGNHTSEEAEVFIQLAETLNWPIISDPLANITACGKNSPLIMRCADLFIQEVEMIQYPEVVVRFGMLPISKNTMFWLQSLEDKTTMYFVDETGEWQDQLKQTQVAIQAEEQTFIQAIINKVETKTVDSWSNQWMTWQEITEQQLNELSEMKTLNETSASLLVHKKMADNGQLFVSNSNAIRFLDRFSTAESNHYQLFGNRGINGIDGIVSTALGMCAINPERQNVLLIGDLAMYHDMNGLLLAKRYNLPLTIILLNNNGGGIFSFLSQRQLAVEDFEPIFGTPIDLDFSLVAQLYDANYVKAESLEQLAVLLEKTQKQPAFQIIEVVGERQENVQLYEKVMMRLKEKLREKE, encoded by the coding sequence GTGACAAATCAAAGTGATATGACAAATTATTTACAAACCTTTGTTGAAGGAATGATCAGTAGTGGTGTAGAACAAGCTGTGATAAGTCCAGGTTCACGTTCCACACCACTTGCTTTATTATTGCATCGACAAGGACAAATCGAAACGTTTACCGAAGTGGATGAGCGATCAGCAGCTTTCTTTGCATTAGGGTTAAGCAAGGCAAGTAGTAAGCCGGTTGTTTTATTATGTACTTCAGGAACCGCTGCGGCAAATTACTATCCAGCAATTTGTGAAGCCTATGCTAGTCATATTCCGTTGATCGTTTTGACTACAGATCGGCCACATGAATTACGTCAAGTTGGTGCGCCGCAAGCAATGGACCAATTTCACTTGTTTCAAGGCCATGTCAAAGAGTTTATCGAAATGGCTATCCCAGAAGGCACGAAAATAATGTTGGATTATGCTTATTGGCAAGGAATGCGAGCGACAGATACAGCATGTCAAATCCCTAAAGGTCCTATTCATTTGAATTTTCCATTACGAGAACCGTTATTACCCAATTTAGATCGATCATTGATCGCTGAAAAAACAACTACCATTTTGGCAGGTAAAAAGCAACTGTCAAAAGAACAGATAATCAACTGTGTTGATGCTTGGCAAGGGAAGCAAGGCATTTTAGTGGTCGGGGGCAATCATACATCAGAAGAAGCTGAAGTATTTATTCAATTAGCCGAAACCTTAAACTGGCCAATCATTAGCGACCCGTTGGCAAATATCACAGCATGCGGCAAAAACAGTCCATTAATCATGAGATGTGCGGATCTTTTTATCCAAGAAGTTGAAATGATCCAATATCCAGAAGTAGTCGTTCGCTTTGGAATGTTACCTATTTCCAAAAATACAATGTTTTGGCTACAATCACTTGAGGATAAGACTACAATGTATTTTGTTGATGAAACAGGTGAGTGGCAAGACCAATTAAAACAAACACAAGTTGCGATCCAAGCCGAAGAACAAACTTTTATTCAAGCAATCATTAATAAAGTTGAAACAAAAACCGTGGACTCATGGAGTAATCAATGGATGACTTGGCAAGAAATAACAGAACAGCAATTAAATGAACTTAGCGAAATGAAAACATTAAACGAAACATCAGCAAGTCTGCTTGTCCATAAGAAAATGGCAGATAACGGTCAGTTGTTTGTTTCTAATAGTAATGCAATTCGCTTTCTAGATCGGTTTTCAACAGCTGAATCAAATCATTATCAGTTATTTGGAAATCGTGGGATCAATGGTATTGATGGGATTGTCTCAACTGCTTTGGGGATGTGTGCAATAAATCCAGAGCGTCAGAATGTATTGTTGATTGGTGATTTGGCGATGTATCATGATATGAACGGGTTATTATTGGCTAAACGTTATAACTTACCATTGACGATTATTTTACTGAACAATAATGGCGGCGGTATTTTTTCTTTTCTTTCACAACGTCAGTTAGCAGTGGAGGATTTTGAACCAATTTTCGGAACACCGATCGATTTAGATTTTTCTTTAGTTGCACAATTGTATGACGCAAACTATGTTAAAGCTGAAAGTTTAGAACAGTTGGCGGTATTGTTGGAAAAAACACAAAAACAGCCTGCATTTCAAATTATTGAAGTTGTTGGTGAGCGTCAAGAAAACGTTCAACTCTACGAAAAAGTAATGATGAGATTAAAAGAAAAGCTAAGGGAAAAAGAATGA